In Geobacillus kaustophilus, a genomic segment contains:
- a CDS encoding class I SAM-dependent DNA methyltransferase, whose product MTYGRFADWYDALMAEAPYDAWQSFVERAFAQYAKRPGRRVMDIGCGTGKLAIRLAKAGWQVSGVDVSEHMLAIAQAKAEAAGVDVPFFEQNMAELDGFSDLDGAFIFCDALNYLTGEEDVKRTFAAVYRSLGGGGLLLFDVHSVYKTDVLFRDAVFADQDEDISYIWTCHPLDWPHSVGHELTFFVRCGALYERYDEWHEQRTFERAAYEQWLYDAGFEVLEVTADFTDAPPTETAERLFFVARKR is encoded by the coding sequence ATGACATACGGCCGCTTCGCCGATTGGTATGACGCGCTCATGGCCGAGGCGCCGTATGATGCATGGCAATCGTTTGTTGAACGGGCATTCGCCCAATACGCCAAACGTCCGGGCAGACGGGTCATGGACATCGGCTGCGGGACGGGAAAGCTTGCCATTCGCCTCGCCAAGGCGGGATGGCAAGTGTCCGGCGTCGACGTGTCCGAGCATATGCTTGCTATCGCCCAGGCGAAAGCCGAAGCGGCGGGCGTCGATGTGCCGTTTTTCGAACAAAACATGGCGGAGCTCGACGGGTTTTCTGATTTGGATGGCGCCTTCATTTTTTGCGATGCGCTGAACTATTTGACAGGCGAAGAGGATGTGAAGCGGACGTTCGCCGCCGTCTATCGCTCCCTTGGCGGCGGTGGGCTGCTTTTGTTTGACGTCCATTCCGTCTACAAAACGGACGTTTTGTTTCGCGATGCGGTGTTTGCGGATCAAGACGAGGACATCAGCTACATATGGACATGCCATCCACTTGACTGGCCGCACAGCGTCGGGCATGAATTAACCTTTTTCGTCCGCTGCGGCGCCCTTTATGAGCGCTATGACGAATGGCACGAACAGCGCACGTTCGAGCGCGCCGCCTATGAGCAATGGCTTTATGACGCCGGTTTCGAAGTGCTTGAGGTGACCGCTGACTTCACCGATGCGCCCCCGACCGAAACGGCGGAGCGCTTGTTTTTTGTCGCGCGGAAGCGGTGA
- the rsfS gene encoding ribosome silencing factor, which produces MTEQEALQLVVRAADDKKAEQIVVLNMKGISLVADYFVICHGNSDKQVQAIAREIQDQAEEHGLPVKRVEGFHEAKWVLVDLGDIVAHVFAKEEREYYNLERLWGDAPTEDVAAVLQP; this is translated from the coding sequence GTGACGGAACAAGAGGCGTTGCAGCTTGTCGTCCGCGCGGCGGATGATAAAAAGGCGGAACAAATTGTCGTCTTGAACATGAAAGGCATTTCGCTTGTCGCCGATTATTTTGTCATTTGCCATGGCAATTCGGACAAACAAGTGCAGGCCATCGCCCGCGAAATTCAAGACCAAGCGGAAGAACACGGCTTGCCGGTGAAGCGGGTCGAAGGATTCCATGAGGCGAAATGGGTGCTTGTCGATTTGGGCGACATCGTTGCACATGTTTTTGCCAAAGAGGAGCGCGAGTATTACAACCTCGAACGGCTCTGGGGGGACGCCCCGACGGAAGACGTCGCGGCTGTGTTGCAGCCATGA
- the yqeK gene encoding bis(5'-nucleosyl)-tetraphosphatase (symmetrical) YqeK → MEREQALLIVKQQLTEQRYEHTLGVVETAVKLAKQYGADAKKAELAAIFHDYAKFRPVEEMKQIILAQNMPNDLLAYNSELWHAPVGAYLVQAEVGIDDPEVLDAIRYHTSGRAGMTLLEKIIYLADYMEPGRRFSGVDDVRRLAEEDLNRALLQAVKNTIAFLLEKRQLIYPDTIHAYNSLVREVKGEAKR, encoded by the coding sequence ATGGAGCGAGAACAGGCGTTACTGATCGTGAAACAACAGCTGACAGAGCAGCGCTACGAGCATACGCTTGGCGTTGTCGAAACCGCCGTTAAGCTCGCCAAGCAATACGGCGCCGACGCGAAAAAGGCGGAACTGGCGGCGATTTTCCACGACTATGCCAAATTCCGTCCAGTCGAGGAAATGAAACAAATCATTTTGGCGCAAAATATGCCCAACGATTTGCTTGCTTACAACAGCGAGCTATGGCATGCGCCCGTTGGCGCCTATTTAGTGCAGGCAGAAGTCGGCATCGACGATCCGGAGGTGCTGGATGCCATTCGCTACCATACGTCGGGAAGAGCGGGAATGACGCTGCTGGAAAAAATTATTTATTTGGCCGACTATATGGAACCAGGGCGCCGCTTCTCCGGCGTCGACGACGTACGGCGCTTGGCGGAAGAAGACCTCAACCGGGCGCTGTTGCAGGCGGTGAAAAATACGATCGCGTTTTTGCTTGAGAAGCGCCAGCTCATTTATCCAGACACGATTCATGCGTACAATTCACTCGTGCGTGAAGTGAAGGGGGAAGCAAAACGGTGA
- a CDS encoding nicotinate-nucleotide adenylyltransferase: MGKIGIFGGTFDPPHYGHLLMANEVLDALQLSEIWFLPNRIPPHKQHEQVTKSENRLRMLELAVAGHPRFHIETIELEREGPSYTYDTIRQLVAMHPDDEFYFIIGADMVEHLPNWHRIEELIELVTFVGVKRPGFSMETPYPVIEVEAPQFAVSSSLIRERVRNGQTIRYLVPEGVRLYIEEKGLYGARTGVTDRETTADRAALRAYAWRCRNRR; encoded by the coding sequence ATGGGAAAAATTGGGATTTTCGGCGGCACGTTTGATCCGCCTCATTACGGTCATTTGCTCATGGCGAATGAAGTGCTTGACGCCCTTCAGTTGTCAGAAATTTGGTTTCTGCCCAACCGCATTCCTCCCCATAAGCAGCACGAACAAGTGACCAAAAGCGAAAACCGTTTGCGCATGCTCGAGTTGGCCGTGGCCGGCCATCCGCGCTTTCACATTGAGACGATCGAGCTTGAACGGGAAGGGCCTTCGTATACGTATGATACGATCCGGCAGCTCGTCGCGATGCATCCTGATGACGAGTTTTATTTCATCATCGGCGCCGATATGGTCGAACATTTGCCGAATTGGCACCGCATCGAGGAGCTCATCGAGTTGGTGACGTTCGTCGGCGTCAAGCGGCCTGGGTTTTCCATGGAAACGCCGTATCCGGTCATTGAGGTCGAGGCGCCGCAGTTTGCCGTTTCTTCCTCGCTCATCCGCGAGCGGGTGCGGAACGGACAGACGATTCGCTACCTCGTGCCAGAAGGCGTTAGACTTTATATTGAGGAGAAGGGGCTATATGGAGCGAGAACAGGCGTTACTGATCGTGAAACAACAGCTGACAGAGCAGCGCTACGAGCATACGCTTGGCGTTGTCGAAACCGCCGTTAA